In Topomyia yanbarensis strain Yona2022 chromosome 2, ASM3024719v1, whole genome shotgun sequence, one DNA window encodes the following:
- the LOC131684207 gene encoding uncharacterized protein K02A2.6-like, protein MENGQIPHDNDREQVPPAADPLIVQFMHLMQQQQFQHQQLMAQFLQRQQQNDEQQQAFFRSAVSSIHVQVPPNPEQILDSLAGNVKEFRYDADNSVTFAAWYSRYEDLFEKDAARLDDEAKVRLLLRKLGAVEHERYVSFILPKLPKEHTFAQSVAKLKNLFGSKESVISRRYRTLQIAKHPTEDHIAFACRVNKACVEFELGKLSEEQFKCLTYVCGLKAESDAETRTRLLSRIEENNGVTLEQLAEECQRLLNLKHDNAMIESATCFGQVNVIKQRSSDKRFNKRDQPSSKPAANDTRKKPDTPCWFCGAFHYVRDCTFKNHKCSECKQFGHREGYCNSSKKSQRSSRKGNHSVASKMVVVNVCNVQKRRRFVSVTLDGTQVRLQLDTASDITVISQQIWKKIGSPRLSPATVKAKAASGNILPLDGEFNCDITIGENTRTQIIRVTEKPLHLLGSDLVDSFHLWSIPMDTFCCQVTSTPSTSGTLKATYPKVFSEKLGLCNRTKVKFEVKEQCKPVFCAKRPVAYAMYSAVDQELDRLEKLNIITLVDYSEWAAPIVVVRKANGNIRICGDYSTGLNSALQPHLYPLPLPEDIFAKLANCKIFSQIDLSDAFLQVEIDEQYRHLLTINTHRGLYHYNRLPPGVKVAPGAFQQLIDTMLAGLKGTSGYLDDVIVGGETQEEHDRNLEAVLQRIQDFGFTIRAEKCSFSKQQIRYLGHLFDRRGLQPDPVKVEAITKLPPPTDISGVRSFLGAINYYGKFVPNMRQLRYPIDNLLKSETKFVWNSECQQAFERFKQILSSGLLLTHYDPKQEIIVSADASSVGLGATISHKFPDGSIKVVQHASRALTKAEQNYSQPDREGLAIIFAVTKFHKMIFGRKFRLQTDHAPLLRIFGSKKGIPMYTANRLQRFALNLLLYDFDIEYVPTDKFGNADVLSRLINQHVKPEEDYVIASIILEEDVRSVAADTVNMLPLSFRVVAQSTQADPLLRKVFRYIQDGWPSSKTVDPELKRFHSRQESLTVVDGCILFAERLVIPSQYRKRCLDQLHRGHPGMQRMKAIARSYVYWPSIDDDIIGYVKACQHCASVSRSPPCAAPVPWPKTSGPWQRVHVDFAGPIEGEYYLIAVDSYSKWPEIVQTRRITSTATISILCGLFARLGMPVTLVSDNGTQFTSVEFAEFCAINGIEHITTPPFHPQSNGQAERFVDTFKRAVKKIREGRGSITDALDTFLLAYRSTPNRSAPEGKSPSELLFGRKIRTCLELLRPPPATEPKPIEKQHSQLRFFNRNDPVFAKVYARNSWKWSPGVIVERIGDVMYNIWVEDRRMLRSHINQLRSRTVTGSTTNTVGQQTRYAQLPLDILLDVWKLPNLPTDTTSQSSSTLQPTTSQCASSTPRCDQPPESVVSPSLSPLYSSSHATSSEFESAVEADPVAALPRRSSRVRRAPQWFDPFHLY, encoded by the coding sequence ATGGAGAATGGTCAAATTCCACATGATAATGACCGGGAGCAGGTCCCACCAGCAGCAGATCCGCTAATCGTGCAGTTCATGCACCTGATGCAGCAACAGCAGTTTCAGCACCAGCAGCTAATGGCACAGTTTCTCCAGCGGCAGCAGCAAAACGACGAGCAGCAGCAAGCATTTTTCCGGAGTGCAGTTTCATCTATCCACGTACAAGTACCACCCAACCCAGAGCAAATTCTTGACTCTTTGGCAGGCAACGTGAAGGAATTTCGCTACGACGCTGACAATAGCGTCACGTTTGCGGCTTGGTACAGCAGGTATGAAGATTTGTTCGAGAAAGATGCCGCTCGTTTGGACGACGAAGCGAAAGTCAGGTTACTGCTGCGAAAGCTGGGCGCAGTTGAACATGAAAGGTATGTTTCCTTTATTCTACCGAAACTTCCGAAAGAACACACCTTTGCCCAATCAGTAGCGAAGCTGAAAAATTTATTTGGGTCGAAAGAGTCGGTAATAAGCAGGCGGTATAGAACGTTGCAAATCGCCAAGCACCCGACTGAAGACCATATTGCTTTCGCTTGCCGTGTTAATAAAGCCTGCGTTGAGTTTGAGCTGGGAAAGCTATCTGAAGAGCAGTTTAAATGCTTGACATACGTTTGCGGATTGAAAGCAGAAAGCGATGCAGAAACCCGTACACGGCTGCTTTCCAGGATTGAGGAAAACAATGGCGTCACGTTGGAGCAGCTAGCGGAAGAGTGCCAGCGTCTTCTTAACCTCAAACATGACAATGCTATGATCGAGTCAGCCACATGTTTCGGTCAAGTGAATGTCATTAAGCAGCGATCTTCTGATAAACGGTTCAACAAACGGGATCAGCCATCTTCGAAGCCTGCTGCAAACGACACGAGGAAAAAACCTGATACACCGTGTTGGTTTTGCGGTGCATTTCACTACGTACGGGACTGTACCTTCAAAAATCACAAATGCTCTGAATGTAAGCAGTTTGGACATCGTGAAGGCTACTGCAACAGTTCAAAAAAGTCACAACGTTCATCGAGAAAGGGTAATCATTCGGTGGCAAGCAAAATGGTCGTCGTTAATGTGTGCAACGTGCAGAAGCGAAGGAGATTCGTTTCCGTTACCCTTGATGGAACACAGGTTCGTCTTCAGTTGGATACGGCTTCCGATATTACCGTCATCAGCCAGCAGATCTGGAAGAAAATTGGCAGCCCAAGGTTGTCACCAGCAACAGTAAAAGCCAAGGCAGCATCTGGAAACATTTTGCCACTTGATGGTGAATTTAACTGTGACATCACTATCGGCGAAAACACACGCACGCAGATAATTCGTGTCACCGAGAAACCACTACACCTGCTTGGATCTGATTTAGTCGATAGTTTTCATTTGTGGTCCATACCAATGGATACTTTTTGCTGCCAAGTTACTAGTACCCCGTCCACCAGTGGAACTCTCAAAGCTACTTACCCAAAAGTGTTCAGCGAAAAGCTCGGGTTGTGCAACCGGACCAAAGTTAAATTTGAGGTAAAAGAACAGTGCAAGCCTGTTTTTTGTGCCAAGCGTCCGGTGGCGTATGCAATGTACAGCGCAGTCGACCAGGAATTGGACAGGTTAGAAAAACTCAATATCATCACACTGGTCGACTATTCGGAATGGGCAGCGCCGATCGTCGTAGTGCGCAAAGCAAATGGCAACATCCGAATTTGCGGAGACTATTCAACAGGTCTAAACTCCGCTTTGCAGCCTCATCTGTATCCACTGCCACTCCCGGAAGACATCTTTGCCAAGCTGGCTAACTGCAAAATATTCAGCCAGATTGATCTTTCGGACGCTTTTCTACAGGTGGAAATCGACGAACAGTACCGTCATTTGCTGACAATTAACACACACCGTGGTCTTTACCACTACAACCGCCTTCCACCTGGTGTAAAGGTAGCACCTGGTGCTTTTCAGCAGCTCATCGATACCATGCTAGCCGGCCTTAAGGGCACTTCTGGTTATCTCGATGACGTCATCGTTGGCGGTGAAACACAAGAGGAGCACGACCGTAATTTGGAAGCAGTTCTTCAGCGGATTCAGGATTTTGGTTTTACCATCAGAGCCGAAAAGTGCAGCTTCAGTAAGCAACAGATACGCTATTTGGGCCATCTATTCGACCGACGTGGATTGCAACCTGATCCAGTAAAAGTTGAGGCAATAACCAAGCTACCTCCTCCCACTGACATTTCAGGTGTTCGCTCTTTCCTTGGGGCGATCAATTATTACGGCAAGTTTGTGCCCAACATGCGACAGTTGCGCTATCCGATCGACAACTTGCTGAAGTCGGAGACAAAGTTCGTCTGGAATTCGGAGTGCCAGCAAGCGTTCGAGCGATTCAAGCAGATTCTCTCCTCGGGACTTCTGCTGACACACTACGATCCGAAGCAGGAGATTATAGTATCGGCTGACGCATCATCCGTTGGCCTCGGAGCAACCATCAGTCACAAATTCCCCGATGGGTCCATCAAGGTTGTTCAGCATGCTTCCAGAGCGCTCACGAAAGCGGAACAAAACTACAGCCAGCCCGATCGCGAAGGTTTAGCAATCATCTTTGCAGTCACCAAGTTCCACAAAATGATTTTCGGTAGGAAATTCCGCCTACAAACCGACCACGCTCCTCTGCTTCGAATTTTTGGTTCTAAGAAGGGTATACCGATGTATACGGCAAACCGGTTACAACGTTTCGCCCTCAATCTGCTATTGTACGATTTTGACATTGAATACGTGCCAACCGACAAATTTGGCAACGCTGACGTGTTGTCTCGTCTAATCAACCAACACGTTAAGCCAGAGGAGGATTACGTCATTGCGAGCATTATCCTCGAAGAAGATGTAAGGTCAGTAGCCGCAGATACCGTTAATATGTTACCTCTCAGTTTCAGAGTCGTAGCACAGAGTACCCAAGCTGATCCACTGCTTCGCAAAGTCTTCCGGTACATACAAGACGGTTGGCCTTCATCAAAAACCGTTGATCCGGAGCTTAAGCGGTTTCACTCCAGGCAGGAGTCACTTACTGTGGTTGATGGGTGTATTCTGTTTGCTGAACGACTCGTCATTCCATCGCAGTATCGAAAACGATGCTTGGACCAGCTTCATCGTGGACATCCGGGCATGCAGCGGATGAAAGCAATCGCCAGAAGCTACGTCTACTGGCCCTCCATAGATGATGATATAATTGGTTATGTAAAGGCGTGTCAGCATTGCGCATCCGTTTCCAGGTCCCCTCCTTGCGCTGCTCCTGTACCGTGGCCGAAAACATCCGGCCCATGGCAGCGTGTTCACGTAGATTTTGCCGGTCCCATCGAAGGCGAATATTACCTCATTGCAGTGGATTCGTACTCCAAGTGGCCAGAGATTGTGCAAACCAGAAGAATCACCTCTACAGCTACAATCAGCATCCTGTGTGGCCTTTTTGCTCGACTTGGTATGCCAGTGACTCTAGTGTCCGACAACGGTACCCAATTTACGAGCGTGGAATTTGCTGAGTTTTGCGCAATCAACGGTATCGAGCACATCACGACACCCCCCTTTCATCCACAATCCAACGGCCAAGCTGAGCGTTTTGTAGACACTTTCAAAAGGGCCGTCAAGAAAATCCGAGAGGGTAGAGGATCAATTACTGATGCGTTGGATACCTTCTTGCTCGCTTATAGAAGCACACCTAACCGTTCGGCTCCTGAAGGCAAATCTCCATCTGAACTTTTGTTTGGTCGCAAGATCCGAACCTGTCTCGAACTACTTCGGCCGCCCCCTGCGACTGAACCGAAGCCAATCGAGAAGCAGCACAGCCAGTTGAGATTTTTCAATCGGAATGATCCAGTATTTGCCAAAGTATATGCAAGAAACAGTTGGAAATGGTCTCCAGGTGTGATCGTCGAAAGAATTGGTGACGTGATGTACAACATCTGGGTGGAGGACCGCCGAATGCTACGTTCGCATATTAATCAACTCCGTAGTCGAACTGTAACCGGATCAACCACCAACACAGTAGGACAGCAAACCAGATATGCTCAGTTACCTTTGGATATTCTGTTGGACGTGTGGAAGCTGCCGAACTTACCAACTGATACAACATCACAGTCATCATCGACGCTGCAGCCAACCACCTCACAATGTGCATCGTCGACACCTCGTTGTGATCAGCCGCCTGAATCGGTGGTTAGTCCATCACTTTCTCCACTGTATTCGTCATCACATGCAACATCTTCCGAATTTGAGTCAGCAGTTGAAGCAGATCCGGTGGCAGCACTACCACGCCGATCTTCGAGAGTTCGAAGAGCGCCGCAGTGGTTTGACCCGTTCCACCTTTATTAA